One Eisenibacter elegans DSM 3317 genomic window, TCGGGTCGTATTTTAGCAATGATGAGTAGGTCGCCATTGTTGTCAAGATAAGTTGTTTTACCGGTTTTGCGTTGACCCATCAGTACACGGTCTCGAAAGCGGATGACATATTCGGCCTCCCCTAGGTCAAAGCTGACGAGGGTATTGCCTTGTTTGTCATTAATGCTAAATTTTTGCAGCCCACGAATAGCTTGTTTGCCTACACTCAGGGCAATACTATCGGCTTGGGTGAGGGTTTGGTCAGTGTCAGACCGACCACTACCACAAGCGCAGAGCAGGCTGATACAGATGATAAAGGAAAGCACAAACAGTGGGGATTGTTTCATAAGTGATAGGCTTTGTGCGATGCGTATGAATGATAAGAATGGCGATACCTAAACACCTCAGGCACAAAGGCCCGAGGGGTAAAATATGTCAGGAAATCGAGAGATAACGGCAAAACATAAACCCAACCTCTAGGCCTCAGGGAATAGCCCTTGTAGCCCGGCAGCAGTAGCAGGGCAAACGCCGCGCTCTGTGATGAAACCTGTGATAAGGCGCGCAGGAGTTACATCAAAACCATAGTTGAGCGCAGGGCTTTCGGCAGGTGTCAACAGTACTTTTTGAAGTTCGTGCCCGTTCCATCCCCAGATATACTTGACCTCATCAGGGCTACGTTCTTCGATGGGGATTTCGCGGAGGCCGTCGGCTATTTCCCAGTCAATAGTAGTAGAGGGAAGCGCCACATAAAAGGGCACTTGGTTGTCGTTGGCCGCGAGGGCTTTGAGGTAAGTACCGATTTTGTTGGCCGCATCGCCCTGTCGAGTTACGCGGTCAGCACCCACCAACACAATATCGACCATACCGTGTTGCATCAAATGCCCGCCGGTATTGTCAACGATAACCGTATGTGGGATACCGCGCTGGCTCAGCTCCCAGGCAGTCAGGTTAGCCCCTTGGTTGCGTGGGCGAGTCTCGTCTACCCATACGTGGAGATTCATCCCTTGCTCAAAAGCTTGGTAAATGGGAGAGGTGATCGTTCCCCATTCGACACAGCCCAAGCGCCCGGCGTTGCAGTGGGTCAGGATATTGACTGTAGCGCCTTGCTTGGTTTGGCTTATTTGCTCCAACAAAGGGAGGCCGTGTACGCCTATTTGGCGGCAGAGTTCCACATCTTCTTCTACAATCTGATGGGCGGTTTGGAGGGCTGTTTGTACTTTAGCTTCCCATTGGGGAACAGTACTGAGAGCCTGCTCCATTCGTTTGAGTGCCCAAAATAGGTTGACAGCCGTAGGGCGTGACTGGCGCAGCGATTCCATCGAACGGGCGAAATGCGCTTCGCGGCTTTGGGCTGTTCCAAAAACAAGGGACTCGCGCAAGGCAAAATATACGCCATAGGCTGCCATAGCGCCAATGAGAGGCGCACCCCTGACAACCATCTCCTGGATAGCCCAGACGACTTTGTCGGTGCTGCTCAAGTCCTGAACAACTACTTCGTGAGGGAGGCGGCGTTGGTCTAATACTTGGAGGGTATGTGGGTCTTTGAGCCACAGGGTACGGTTGGTATTGATATTCACAATTGATAGGGCAAAAGTTAGGAAGCAAATTTGTACAAAAAGCCCCAAACATCCAAGTTTGGGACAGTTTATGCTAACATTCGGCCACGCTGACGGGTACGTGTACGGCCAATCCGCCTTCGGAAGTTTCTTTGTATTTTTCGTTCATATCCTGTGCTGTTTGCCACATCGTTCGGATAATACCATCGAGAGAGACTTTGGCATCGGCTGGATTGCTCTCTAGGGCGATATTGCAGGCAGTAATGGCCTTGATAGCGCCCATTGTATTGCGCTCAATACAAGGAATCTGTACCAACCCCTTGATGGGATCACAGGTAAGGCCGAGGTGATGCTCCATAGCAATCTCGGCGGCCATCATGGCTTGCTCAGCGCTACCACCAAGACGCTCGGTGAGGGCTGCTGCGGCCATTGCCGACGACACCCCAATCTCGGCTTGGCAGCCTCCCATAGCCGCCGAGATAGTAGCTTTTTTCTTGAACAGGCTGCCAATCTCGCTAGCAGTCATCAGGAATCGGATAATGTCTTCTTGGCTAGGCTGACCACAGAAGCAGGTGTAGTACATCAGCACTGCCGGAATCACCCCGGCAGCACCATTGGTAGGCGCTGTAACAACACGGCGGAAAGCTGCATTTTCCTCGTTCACAGCCAAGGCAAAGCAGCTGACCCACTTGAGTATTTTCTGAAAATCGGCTTGGCCGTAGCGGATGACTCGCATCCACGTATCTTCGTCTTGGTATTGGGGTGCGTCTGTACCCAGTAGTTTTTTGTTAAGCTCAATAGCCCTTCGGACTACACGCAGCCCGCCGGGCAACTCCCCCTGACTGTGTGCTCCGTGATATACACAGCTCAACATTGTTCGCCAGATGCGCCAAACTCCGGAGCGGATTTCAGCATCGCTGCGCAAGCTGAGTTCGTTGCGCCAAACGATTTCAGAGATGCTACAGCCCTGCTGCGTTGTCCAGCGTTTGAGGTCTTCGCCCACTTCTATGGGATAGGGAAATGCTCCCTGTACGGCTTGGGTAGAAGTATTTTGCTCGTTTTCGCGCACGACAAATCCGCCGCCTATTGAAAAGTAAGTGGCTTCAAAAGCTTCAAAGTCAGCCCCTTGTGCTATCAAGCGCATGCCATTAGGATGGAAAGGCAGGCTTTCTTTGAAGAGGAAGGTGATGTGTTTGTCAGGGTTGAAGGGGATACTGCGCTGCCCGCCCAAGGTCAAGGTTTGGCTATCATAAATCTGCCAGATATAGGTATCCAGTTGTTGGGTATCGATGGTTTCGGGGTCTTCGCCAGCAAGGCCCAGCATCACAGCGATGTCTGTGCCGTGGCCGCGCCCTGTTTTGGCCAGAGAGCCATAGAGCAATACCTGCACTTCGTGGATATGCGTGGCGGGTAAGCCTGTGGCCTCCTGAAAATCTTTCAGAAAAAGCTGGGCTGCCCGCCAAGGCCCCATGGTATGGGAACTAGAAGGGCCTACGCCTATTTTGAAAATATCGAAAACACTAATAATCTCCATAGGTATTGTATTTTTGTGTTGTTGGGTGGTGGGTAGTGTCAAATACGCCTGTCGACGTTCCCACAAATATACGTATCTGTTTGAGGATGCGACCTATCACTAGATATTTCTCCGTGGCGGGGTACTCCACTAGGTGTTTTTGTAAAAAATCAGCCCCGACCGCACAACAGTGCCTAAGGCACACGCCGAATTTGGGGATTTACAGGATTTGATTTCCTTGATTATCAAGGATTCTCAGTGCGCAGATTTCCCAATTTTGGTTAGGTATGACTATGGGGTTTGAAAAATGTCCAGTAACTTGGAATAGGCTCTTAACTGTGGGCTGGGGAAGTTATCTGGTGTGTAAGTGTTTACCAAAAGATACAAGACCGTACTACGGGGTGTTTTCGACATAACTCAACTCCACGCTAATACGACGGCGGCCGGGGCTGACTTTGAGTCCTTCAAACACTGTAGGCGAAAGTCTGACAATCAGCTTGGGGTCAGAAGAGACCTTGGGCAACTGCCCGATAACCCTTACAAAGACCGAAACATTATTTTCGGTATTGTGTACCTTCAGGACAGTGCCTATCGGCACGCTGGGGTGGAGCGCGATATATTTGTTGCTATCAGGCACATTGTCGATACGTTCGGCAAAACCTACTTCGGTCTTGGAGCCTCTTGTTTGGGCATACGATAATTGTTGGCAACATACCAAAAGCAACACCAAAATACATAGGTGTGCAGGGGCAGTAATCGTTTTCATGAGCGGTGTGTGTTGTTGAAAATAGTTAATTTTTTTGAGTATTAATGATAGCGCAAAATCCATACAGATTTTGGTATTCACCTTGCGGAAAGCGGCTTTGTAGCCAACGCAACATATCATAAAAATAGAGCAGCTCTTCGAGCCTGAGGCGCTGTTCTTCTTTGGCCAAAAAAAGTTGTTCGAGTAGCGCGTCGGCAGTATCTTTTTGCCACTGTAGGCGTTCGTCGTTGAGCAACTCTACGCTCACAAAGCGCGTCAGGTCGCGCCCAGCTTTGGCCATCTTGCTTGACTTGAGCGCAAGGCTTTCGAAATAATCATATGATTTGGCAAACACATCGGCCAGTTGCTTTTGTAGGCCGTTGATGGTGCGAAAGTCCTGTTCGGAGAGTTTTTGCCAAGCCTTGGGCACATCCGTTTCGAGGCTGTCTATGGTTTCAATTTCTCGCAAGACTTGGTGATAGTACAGATATACATTTTCAAAGGCTGTTACGGAGTTTTCGGTATTTTCGACCAGTATCAGCTCAAAAAACTCAATATCATCATCGAGTCGATTTAGTTCGGCAGACAGTTTTTGGGCCTTGGGTTGTTTGTGTAGGTTGATTTGGAGGAGTTGGTCGTAGAAGCTCTGTAGAAAGCTCAGGATAGCCCTCAGGTTTTGCCCAAAACCTTCTAGTTGGTAGGGCTTACTTTGGAGCAAGGTTTTGAGTTGTTCTATATAGGTATGGTTGTTGTGTAAGAAAAAGTGATTTTGCTTGCGGTATAGCCGGACTACTGTTTGGAGGTTGGCAATCTGCTCAATGCTCAAATGCCCCGTACGCAGGTTGAGCCCCTTGAGCACATATGCGGCATAAATGTGTAGGATATGGGTACGTTCACTGGCGGCCACATGTGCGGGAGCCAATAAGCACACACTACAGCCAGGCAGCCCAAAATACCGTGCTTCACGTTTCCCAAATGACAAAATCACGTCGATAGCCCGCCCCTGCAACGCCGAAAGAGAAGCCGCATCAGGGTTAACTTCCTCAAGCCAATAAAAATGACGGTTGGCCAAGGGGATATCTGCCTGAGGCTTAGTTTCGTGGCGTAGCATATCGAGGCTGAGCTTGGGGTATATTTCTATCAATAGTGCGTGAAGCAACTGCAAGATAGAGTCAGATATGGAGGAGTTTGGAAGGCTATGCATAAGGTCTAGATTATTTAAACTCCAAGTTATGAAATTTTAACAAGTTTAAGAAAAGCCAATGCCCGAAAATTAGCAACCCACACAGCCAGACTTCTGCTAAGAAGGGGTAAAACCAAAAATTAACAAATAGCCAAGTGTATAGACTATAGACAAGGTTAAAAATTTGGAGAACCACGGTGCTCATGCTATCTTTACGAGTAAGGAAAAAACTGTCGGTCTTTATCTTACAAAATCTGTTCAGCATAGACGATTTTAATTGATGGATATTCGCAATACTATAGCCAGTAGATTTACCCGCAATAAAAACTTGACGCTCTACACCCTCTGGGGCGTATTGTTTGGGATATGTTTTCCCTTGGGGGCTTGGGCTTTTGATTTTATTTTTATCCACGATTTGCCCATCAGTTGGGTCAATTTGGCCTATATCCATCAATCTAACCCCCTACACTACATCATCGACACGGCACCGCTGTTCTTGGGCTTGGCCTTTGGTTTGGCCGGCTTTGAGCGCGACAAGCTTGTCCACCTCGACGAGCGCTTGCAGGCTCTGAGTCTTGAAGCCTCTCAAGCAGTACAACGCCGCCAGCTTTTGCGCCTAGGCTTTTTCAATTATCTGGCGCTAGGAATTATCTTAACGCTAATCATCATCGCCCAAATATTGGTGCGTAATTCCTTTAGTGACACCCGAGACGATAGTGTAGTGGTCAACCTTGCCGGCAAACAACGGATGTTGAGCCAGCGGCTAACCAAGGTCAGCGTTTTGCTCTCCATGTATGCCAGCCTACCCGACACAGTAGCCCGCTACCGCGCCGAGGGGCAACAAAGTCTGGCGCTCTGGCGACGCATACACCGGGGGCTACAGCTTGGCGATGACAGCCTAGGCCTGCCGGCCAATCACAACAGCCCCGAGGCCTTGCGTTTATTAGAGCGTATTACTCCTCACTTTGAGGTGCTTAGCAAATCTTTTGACCTACTCCTAGACCCCGATACCGAAGCCAATCAGCGGAGTTATGCTTTTAGGGAGGTTTTGTTACACGAGGAGTTGTTCTTAGTGTTGATGAATGACCTCACCTATCAATACAGCCAAGAAGCGCGCAGCAAGATCGCCCAATTGAGGGTGATGTCGTTGTTTATAAACTTGGGCATATTGCTGCTGATAGTCATCTTAGGCTTGTTTATCTTCCGCCCACTGCTCAACCGCTCCGTATTTTATCTGCAATACCTGGCTGACCAAAATATTGCCCAAAAGCGTGTCAATGAGGAGATGCAAGCCCAAGAAGTGGAGCTGCAACAGACTATCGAGTATATGAGCGCCTTGCAAAATGAGTTGCAAGTACAAAACAACGACATCCTTCAAAGCCGAATGCAGATAGCCCGCAACAACGCATACCTACAGTCAGTATTGGATGCCTTGGACGAAAGCGTCGGGATTGTCATTACGGATATGGAAGGAGTGGTCGTCAGGGTCAATCCTCGATTTGAAGAAGTAAGCGGCTACAATAGCACCGAAATCGTAGGCAGTGGTATTCATATCCTCAAATCTGACAGACACGAAGAGGCTTTCTGGCAAGAAATGTGGCAAACCGTAATCGGCGGCAACCCTTGGCGCAATGAGGTCTGTAATCGGGCACACGACGGGCATTTGTATTGGGTCGATACCGTTATCACACCAATCTACGATGAGCAAGGGAGGGTTTACCAATACCTATCACTTCAGACAGACATTACCAAACGCAAAACCACTGAGCAACAGCTCCGCAACACCCTCCAAACACTGGGCGATGCGCAGGAGATTGCACGCTTGGGCTCTTTTGAAATCAACTTCAAAAAACAAGAAGTGATCTGGTCTACGCTGATGTACAGCTTCTTCGAGCTGTCGCCCACAGAGGCAGCACCCTTTGGTGATGCGTATTACCAATACCTTCACCCCGATGATTTGGGCAACTTCAAGCTAGCCGTCGCTACCCTGATTCAAGAAGGGGAGATCAACTTTGATCACCGCATCCTAACCCGCAGCGGGCAAACCCGCTATCTCCTCATTCGGGCAACTGTACGTAAAAGTCCAAAAACCCAAAAAGTGGTCTATGCCCAAGGGGTGGCATATGATATCACGGATAGAAAACTGGCCGAAGAACGTATCAAAGAGCAAAATCAACTGTTGGATAACCTGCTCAAAAACCTACCCATCATATTGTACAAAGCAGGCGCTGATGGCGTAGTAAACAGTATTGCCGGCAAAGGAATGGAGCGTATTAGTGCAACACTTGAGGCCAACGGACAAATACACCTCCAACAACTCCTAGCGCAAAAATATGAACGGGTAGGCAGGGTGTTTGAGGGAGAGCAGTTGCACTTTACGGTCAAACAAGAAGACCGTACCTACTTCGAACACTACCTCTTCCCCGATGCCGTACATGAGCAACAACTTATCGGCTTTGCCCTCGATACCACAGAGTTGGAGCTGGGCCGAAGAGAATTGCAAGCCGCACAAAAACACAGCCAAGAGCTGCTCGATAATCTCTTACAGAGCATCAATTACGCCAAGCGCATTCAGAAAGCTGTACTCCCGCCTATGGAATTGTTCCAACAGAGTTACCCCGACAGCTTCTTGCTCTTTAGGCCACGCGACGTAGTCAGTGGAGACTTTTATTGGTACTACCAACAGTGTAGCCGCTACCAGAATATGCTGGGCAAAACGGTGCTCGTTGTCGGCGACTGTACCGGCCACGGAGTCCCCGGTGCTTTTATGAGCCTCATCGGGATAGAATTACTCCAGCAGATTGTCGAAAGTAGACAAAATACCAGCCCCGATATGATTTTGTATGGGATGAATGAACATCTCCTGCGCCTCCTCAATTCCGAACAGAGCAATATCCGAGATGGAATGGATATGTGTGTCATTACCATAGACCATATCGAAAACCGCTTGGAATATGCCGGAGCCAATATCCCGCTGTACCTCATTCAAGATGGAGTATTGGAGGAGCTCAAACCTACCAAGCTGCCCATAGGGGGGCAGCAGGTCGAAGGAAGGGAGCATTATTACGAAAAACAGTCCATACAATTCGACCAGCCAATCACGCTCTACTTGGCCAGCGATGGTTACCAAGACCAGTTTGGCGGGCCTGACAACCGCAAGTTTATGCGCAAACAATTGCGTGATACGCTACAACAACTGCATCAGCGACCCTTTGCAGAACAAGCCCAAACCCTCAACGATTTGTTGGAGGCGTGGATGAGCCAAAGTCATCAAAAACAAATTGATGACATTACGCTGATTGGATTGAAGGTAAACCCAAAAGTATTTGAGTAATACTTTCTGGACGATATCAGCAAATAAAACCCTTCAAGGGTGGGATTAGCTGAGTATTTCGAAAGTAGTGCCGTGGCGGCGTATCACCACAAGTATGACCAATCGAAATTGGTTTGGGAAATCTTTGCACTGAAATTCCTTGATAATCAAGAAAATCAAATCCTAAATCCCCAGATCTTGTGAAGCTTGGTATAAATTCTGTGAGTTTTGAGATAAGCGCTAGCGTTGGTTATGCGCAGACTGATTCATTAGCAAAACCCCTGCTAGACCAAAAATAATTCCATCCACACACATCACTATGCAGCGCAAAGCGGATTGGGAGTCCTGTAATTGGTAGCCGTCTTCAGAGACTAACGCAATACCCATAGCTTTCTTACCTATGGTTTGCCCCATTGTTCGTGCTTTCTAAAAAAACAAAGTATAGCAAGGGCAGTGGTGGGGATAGAATATACACAAGTATAAGCACAAAATGAACAAAAATTATAAAATTGATTATAAAAAATTACAAATATATCTATGTCGGCTGCAACATAGCGTTGCCCGGCTGTGGCGGGAATATAGTTTACCAAAGTGTTTCAGGCGTTAAGAAGACGAATATATGACGCAATATAGTGGATTTGGTGAAAATTTTTGAATAAATGATGATTGCGAATCGCAGAGTATTTTGAGAACAAAGGGCTAAATCAAAGAGGCTTGTGTTATGTTTACGAACATACAAAATACAAATAGCAAAAAATACCTCAGATAACAAAAAGACCTCCAGTTTGTTGGAGGTCTTTTATATAAAGCTGTAGACTGTTTGATTATACCCAGTCAGCGGATTTAAACAAACCTTCGTTGAGCGCATTGAGCGCATCGGACTTATAGGCCGTTGGGATAAGAATAGAGATATTGTAGTGGCTGCCACCAAAGGAAATCATCCGGATGGGTATTTGCCCCAACGAGCGGAAAATCAGCTCTGCTGTGCCGGTTTCTTCAGTAAGCCGATGCCCTACAATACAGACAATAGTTTGGTCTTGATCGATTTCTACCGTACCAAAAATCTTCAGCTCATCTAAGATTTGGGGTAAGTGGGTTTGGTCGTCTATGGTCAATGACACGGCTACTTCTGAGGTCGTAATCATATCGATAGGTGTACGGTAGCGCTCAAAGACCTCGAAAACTTTTCTCAAAAAACCATAGGCCAAGAGCATTCGGCTCGACTTGATTTTGATGGCCGTGATACCGTCTTTGGCAGCGATGGATTTGACGATATGCTCGTCTGAAGAGGTGTTTTTGATGATTGTCCCCTGAGCTTCGGGCTGCATTGTATTGAGCAGGCGCACAGGGATATTGTATTTTTGAGCAGGGTGAATGGTGGCAGGGTGTAGGATTTTGGCACCAAAATAGGCTAACTCTGCCGCTTCATCAAAAGACAGCTCTGCCACAGGGAAGGTATTTTTGACAATGCGAGGGTCGTTATTGTGCATACCATCAATATCCGTCCAGATTTGCACTTCCTCTGCGCGTATGGCAGCCCCTAGGAGCGAGGCCGTATAGTCGCTCCCGCCGCGTTTGAGGTTGTCTACATCGCCTTCGGCATTCTTACAGATGTACCCTTGGGTGATATAAATATTGTAGCGCTCATATT contains:
- a CDS encoding L-serine ammonia-lyase, encoding MEIISVFDIFKIGVGPSSSHTMGPWRAAQLFLKDFQEATGLPATHIHEVQVLLYGSLAKTGRGHGTDIAVMLGLAGEDPETIDTQQLDTYIWQIYDSQTLTLGGQRSIPFNPDKHITFLFKESLPFHPNGMRLIAQGADFEAFEATYFSIGGGFVVRENEQNTSTQAVQGAFPYPIEVGEDLKRWTTQQGCSISEIVWRNELSLRSDAEIRSGVWRIWRTMLSCVYHGAHSQGELPGGLRVVRRAIELNKKLLGTDAPQYQDEDTWMRVIRYGQADFQKILKWVSCFALAVNEENAAFRRVVTAPTNGAAGVIPAVLMYYTCFCGQPSQEDIIRFLMTASEIGSLFKKKATISAAMGGCQAEIGVSSAMAAAALTERLGGSAEQAMMAAEIAMEHHLGLTCDPIKGLVQIPCIERNTMGAIKAITACNIALESNPADAKVSLDGIIRTMWQTAQDMNEKYKETSEGGLAVHVPVSVAEC
- a CDS encoding RDD family protein; translation: MGQTIGKKAMGIALVSEDGYQLQDSQSALRCIVMCVDGIIFGLAGVLLMNQSAHNQR
- a CDS encoding aspartate kinase codes for the protein MRVLKFGGTSVGKPERMQAVAELVCQDPAEHKIVVLSALSGTTNALVEINQAFSTNDKNSALNRIKALEKHYEGFIKGLYSAEQSMQQAAQMLKDHFDYIRSFAEVIDFSETEEKILLAQGELMSTKLFHIYLEEQGQLAVLMPALEFMRLDPDNEPDLTAIEEGLAKQLQKYERYNIYITQGYICKNAEGDVDNLKRGGSDYTASLLGAAIRAEEVQIWTDIDGMHNNDPRIVKNTFPVAELSFDEAAELAYFGAKILHPATIHPAQKYNIPVRLLNTMQPEAQGTIIKNTSSDEHIVKSIAAKDGITAIKIKSSRMLLAYGFLRKVFEVFERYRTPIDMITTSEVAVSLTIDDQTHLPQILDELKIFGTVEIDQDQTIVCIVGHRLTEETGTAELIFRSLGQIPIRMISFGGSHYNISILIPTAYKSDALNALNEGLFKSADWV
- a CDS encoding PAS domain S-box protein, whose protein sequence is MDIRNTIASRFTRNKNLTLYTLWGVLFGICFPLGAWAFDFIFIHDLPISWVNLAYIHQSNPLHYIIDTAPLFLGLAFGLAGFERDKLVHLDERLQALSLEASQAVQRRQLLRLGFFNYLALGIILTLIIIAQILVRNSFSDTRDDSVVVNLAGKQRMLSQRLTKVSVLLSMYASLPDTVARYRAEGQQSLALWRRIHRGLQLGDDSLGLPANHNSPEALRLLERITPHFEVLSKSFDLLLDPDTEANQRSYAFREVLLHEELFLVLMNDLTYQYSQEARSKIAQLRVMSLFINLGILLLIVILGLFIFRPLLNRSVFYLQYLADQNIAQKRVNEEMQAQEVELQQTIEYMSALQNELQVQNNDILQSRMQIARNNAYLQSVLDALDESVGIVITDMEGVVVRVNPRFEEVSGYNSTEIVGSGIHILKSDRHEEAFWQEMWQTVIGGNPWRNEVCNRAHDGHLYWVDTVITPIYDEQGRVYQYLSLQTDITKRKTTEQQLRNTLQTLGDAQEIARLGSFEINFKKQEVIWSTLMYSFFELSPTEAAPFGDAYYQYLHPDDLGNFKLAVATLIQEGEINFDHRILTRSGQTRYLLIRATVRKSPKTQKVVYAQGVAYDITDRKLAEERIKEQNQLLDNLLKNLPIILYKAGADGVVNSIAGKGMERISATLEANGQIHLQQLLAQKYERVGRVFEGEQLHFTVKQEDRTYFEHYLFPDAVHEQQLIGFALDTTELELGRRELQAAQKHSQELLDNLLQSINYAKRIQKAVLPPMELFQQSYPDSFLLFRPRDVVSGDFYWYYQQCSRYQNMLGKTVLVVGDCTGHGVPGAFMSLIGIELLQQIVESRQNTSPDMILYGMNEHLLRLLNSEQSNIRDGMDMCVITIDHIENRLEYAGANIPLYLIQDGVLEELKPTKLPIGGQQVEGREHYYEKQSIQFDQPITLYLASDGYQDQFGGPDNRKFMRKQLRDTLQQLHQRPFAEQAQTLNDLLEAWMSQSHQKQIDDITLIGLKVNPKVFE
- the mtnA gene encoding S-methyl-5-thioribose-1-phosphate isomerase, which gives rise to MNINTNRTLWLKDPHTLQVLDQRRLPHEVVVQDLSSTDKVVWAIQEMVVRGAPLIGAMAAYGVYFALRESLVFGTAQSREAHFARSMESLRQSRPTAVNLFWALKRMEQALSTVPQWEAKVQTALQTAHQIVEEDVELCRQIGVHGLPLLEQISQTKQGATVNILTHCNAGRLGCVEWGTITSPIYQAFEQGMNLHVWVDETRPRNQGANLTAWELSQRGIPHTVIVDNTGGHLMQHGMVDIVLVGADRVTRQGDAANKIGTYLKALAANDNQVPFYVALPSTTIDWEIADGLREIPIEERSPDEVKYIWGWNGHELQKVLLTPAESPALNYGFDVTPARLITGFITERGVCPATAAGLQGLFPEA